The Henckelia pumila isolate YLH828 chromosome 2, ASM3356847v2, whole genome shotgun sequence genome includes a window with the following:
- the LOC140879318 gene encoding uncharacterized protein — MPAGSCTNVVSYELVEKLSLPVIKHPQPYKLQWFNDSSEVRVTRRVVVPFSIGKYVDEVLCDVVPMQACHILLGRPWQFDRKVIHDGFKNRYSFTLKKEPIVLLPMSPKQVLEDHLKKKKKEEAGKKKADKKIYMAQKSELREILHEHTPLVLIFYKEFLLNTSDIAGNLPSNVVSLFQEFEDLFPEDFPQGLPPLRGIEHQIDFVPGSALPNRPAYRSNPEETKELQRQVSELLDKGFVRESMSPCAVPVLLVPKKDGSRRMCVDCRAINNITIKYRHPIPRLDDMLDELHGSRIFSKIDLKSGYHQIRMREGDEWKTAFKTNYGLYEWLVMPFGLTNAPSTFMRLMNHVLRAYIGKFVVVYFDDILVYSKNLNEHVEHLRIVLITLKAENLYANLKKRFVKYFSALVAPMTAVIKKNVMRDVAKSARNVSFPFARFINRILAHFDIDFSVVEGDEISTNHIFDQASILRMDLFWNPVLSSWVSDPIRIFSRYTPGREPSLSFEDLPFDIQSRGFLNGPPHRDVPSSSHQDIPFSSTFDMSELPFIAHEVPQTPQNQFPMDRLFEVLHRIEGNIAANTSSIDALTTRVASLETRFDFFMSHYPPPPNDDS, encoded by the exons atgcctgc tggGAGTTGCACTAATGTGGTGAGTTATGAGCTGgtggaaaagttgagtttgcctgttataaagcatcctcaaccttataaattgcagtggtttaatgatagttctGAAGTGAGAGTAACTAGGCGAGTTGTGGTACCTTTCTCAATTGGTAAGTATGTAGATGAAGTGTTATGTGATGTGGTtcctatgcaagcttgtcatattttgttgggtaggccgtggcaattcgataggaaggtgatacatgacggttttaaaaatcgttattcttttaccttgaaaaaggagcctattgtattgttaccgatgtctccaaagcaagtgttggaggaccatttgaaaaagaaaaagaaagaagaggccggaaaaaaga aggccgataaaaaaatatacatggcccaaaagagtgagttgcgagagattctACATgagcatactccacttgtgttgattttttataaggagtttctccttaacacaagtgatatagccggaaatcttccgagcaatgttgtttctctttttcaggaatttgaagatttatttccggaggattttcctcaaggattaccacctttgaggggaattgagcatcaaattgattttgttCCTGGAAGTGCATTGCCGAATCGTCCAGCCTATAGGAGTAatccggaggaaacaaaagagctacaaaggcaggtaagtgaacttcttgATAAGGGGTTTGTACGTGAGTCTATGTCTCCTTGTGCTGTACCTGTTTTGTTAGTGCCTAAAAAAGACGGTTCACGGagaatgtgtgttgattgtagagccattaacaatattaccatcaagtataggcatcccattcctagactagatgatatgttggatgaattgcatggttctagaatatttagtaaaattgatttgaaaagtggttatcatcaaattaggatgagagaaggcgatgagtggaaaactgcttttaaaaccaactatggcttgtatgagtggttagttatgccctttggattaactaatgcacctagcacttttatgagattaatgaatcatgtcttgcgtgcttatattggaaaatttgttgtggtatactttgatgatatcttggtgtatagcaaaaatttgaatgagcatgttgaacacttgagaattgtgctaatcacactaaaggctgaaaatttgtatgctaatttgaaaaa gagatttgtgaaatATTTCAGCGCTTTGGTGGCACCTATGACTgcggtgatcaagaagaac GTTATGCGTGATGTAGCGAAGTCGGCAAGAAATGTTAGTTTTCCTTTTGCACGATTTATTAATCGTATCTTAGCTcattttgatattgattttagTGTTGTGGAAGGTGACGAAATCTCCACAAATCATATTTTTGATCAGGCTTCTATTCTCAGGATGGATTTATTCTGGAATCCGGTTTTATCTAGTTGGGTTTCAGACCCAATACGTATTTTCTCTAGGTATACACCTGGCCGTGAGCCTTCTCTTAGTTTTGAGGACCTTCCTTTTGATATCCAGTCGAGGGGATTTCTTAATGGACCTCCTCATCGGGATGTTCCTTCCTCTTCTCATCAGGATATTCCTTTCTCTTCCACTTTTGACATGTCAGAGTTACCTTTCATTGCTCATGAGGTTCCACAAACACCTCAAAACCAATTCCCAATGGATCGTCTCTTCGAGGTTCTGCATCGCATCGAGGGGAACATTGCTGCAAATACCTCATCTATAGATGCCTTGACTACTCGCGTTGCGTCTTTGGAGACACGTTTTGACTTTTTCATGTCTCATTATCCGCCGCCGCCGAATGAcgactcttag